The nucleotide sequence CAGCAACTCCATCAGATTCACCTGGATGCCGAGCAGGTCGTGCATCGTGTTCTGATACTCGAAGCGATTCAGCCGCCGCAGCGCGACGCGGCCTTCCGCCTGCTGGCGCGCGGCCACGGCGGCGCGGAGTTGCGGGCCCAGCCAGTCGAGCACCGCCTGCCGCTCGGCGTCCGCGGGCTGCGGCTTTTTCTTCGGTGGCATTTCACGGCGTTCAAGCTGCGAAAACACCTTGCCCCAGATTTCCGCATTTGCTTGGGCGGCGAAGTTGGCGGGAAGATTGTCTAAGCGCACTTTGCCCTTCTGGGTGTCCGCGTCGTGGCACTCGAAGCAGTGCTTCTGGAGAAAAGTTCTGGCCGGCCCCGGCAGCGGCGGGGCTGCGATGGTCACCGAAGCCGTCGAAACGCCGAGCACCAATGCGAGCAGGCGGGGCGGGGGGAGACTGGTCATGATCGGCAAATCTTTGACGGAGAATGGAGCAGCCGCGTCAGCCTGTCATCCGAATCCGTGCGGGTGCCACGGCGACATTGACGCCGCCCGCCGCGGGGACTTCTACTACGGCCCGGACCATTTCCGAACTGCGACACTGCGATGAACACCACGCCCGCGCTCACCCACGCCGAACTTCTCCAGCTCAAGCGCTGGAACACGCCGACCATTTACAACGGCTGGGAGCAGATCACGAAGCGCGACCGCACGCGTGACGCCATCAACCTCGAAGAGACGCGGGATTTCATGCCGCAAATGGGGCCGATGGTGGGCTACGCCGTCACGCTCGTCGTCGAGCCGAGCAACCCCGCGCACCGCGAGTCGAATCCAACCTGCATTGCCGACTACCGCCGCTACGTGGCGTCCGTGGACGGGCCGAAGATCGTCGTCATCCAGGATCTCGACAAGCCGCGCGTGATCGGTTCGTTCTGGGGCGAGGTGAACGCGAACACGCACCGCGCGCTTGGCTGCGTGGGCACCATCACGGACGGCGCGGTGCGCGACGTGGACGAGATGACGAACGCGGGCTTCAAGGCGCTTGCGCGCCGGATGTGCGTCGGCCATGCGTGGGTCGTGCCCGTGCGATGGAACTGCCCCGTCGAAGTCTTCGGCCAGCGCGTCGAGCCGGGACAACTCATCCACGCGGACAAGCATGGGTTCCTTGCCGTTCCCAAGGAGGACGAGGCGCGATTGCTTGAGGCGGCGCGCTTCATGGACACGAACGAGTGCATGACCGTCATCCCCGCCGCGCGCGGGGCCGCCGGCAAGCCGTTCGACCTCGTGCTGACGGAACTCGGAGCTGCCGGCGCGGCCTTCCGCGATGCGGCGAAGAAGAAGTTCTCGGCTGGCGGCGAATGGTGACATTGACTT is from Verrucomicrobiota bacterium and encodes:
- a CDS encoding RraA family protein, whose protein sequence is MNTTPALTHAELLQLKRWNTPTIYNGWEQITKRDRTRDAINLEETRDFMPQMGPMVGYAVTLVVEPSNPAHRESNPTCIADYRRYVASVDGPKIVVIQDLDKPRVIGSFWGEVNANTHRALGCVGTITDGAVRDVDEMTNAGFKALARRMCVGHAWVVPVRWNCPVEVFGQRVEPGQLIHADKHGFLAVPKEDEARLLEAARFMDTNECMTVIPAARGAAGKPFDLVLTELGAAGAAFRDAAKKKFSAGGEW